A window of the Hordeum vulgare subsp. vulgare chromosome 5H, MorexV3_pseudomolecules_assembly, whole genome shotgun sequence genome harbors these coding sequences:
- the LOC123451807 gene encoding SKP1-like protein 1, producing the protein MVAEEGEKKMIMLKSLDGEEFEIEETAAMGSQAIRHMIEDGCADNGIPLPNVNAKILSKVIEYCKKHFQANPKPTDSGAAGDASSSASPADEEPATPTEDLRSFDAEFVKVDQATLFDLILAANYLNIKGMLDLTCQTVADMLKSKTVEEIRKIFNIANDFTPEEEAEIRGENQWAFD; encoded by the coding sequence ATGGTGGCCGAGGAAGGCGAGAAGAAGATGATCATGCTCAAGAGCTTGGACGGCGAGGAATTCGAGATCGAGGAGACGGCCGCCATGGGGTCGCAGGCCATCCGCCACATGATCGAGGACGGCTGCGCGGACAACGGAATCCCGCTTCCCAACGTCAACGCCAAGATCCTCTCCAAGGTCATCGAGTACTGCAAGAAGCACTTCCAGGCCAACCCTAAGCCGACCGACTCCGGCGCCGCCGGCGACGCTAGCTCCTCCGCCTCTCCTGCAGATGAGGAGCCTGCCACCCCCACCGAGGATCTCAGGAGCTTTGACGCCGAGTTCGTCAAGGTCGACCAGGCCACCCTCTTCGACCTCATCCTCGCTGCAAACTACCTCAACATCAAGGGAATGCTGGATCTTACTTGCCAGACTGTTGCCGACATGCTCAAGAGTAAGACCGTTGAGGAGATCCGCAAGATCTTCAACATCGCCAATGACTTCACGcccgaggaggaggcggagatcCGCGGGGAGAACCAGTGGGCTTTTGACTAA